A genome region from Conger conger chromosome 16, fConCon1.1, whole genome shotgun sequence includes the following:
- the LOC133114348 gene encoding interferon a3-like, giving the protein MHLKAVGMYCTLTLLSWSFAQGCTWMQPREKGSQSNFKVVSYHSIQLLEQMGDGNTQRKTSAPILNRLYEHAENMQAEERVFFIHEVINNIKELFINGKCDTVTWDKKNFQMFQLNLDRQASELKQCIRTLKSRGSHASSFKKIKTYFKRMLLESKNYSTDDWEAVRAEVLTHLRRLDILASMEK; this is encoded by the exons ATGCACCTAAAGGCCGTTGGGATGTACTGCACTCTGACGCTCTTGAGCTggagctttgctcaagggtgcacCTGGATGCAGCCTCGAGAAAAAGGCTCTCAAAGCAATTTCAAAGTGGTCAGCTATCACTCCATACAACTGCTTGAACAGATG GGCGATGGAAATACACAACGAAAAACCAGTGCTCCAATCCTGAACAGGCTCTACGAACATGCTGAAAATATGCAG GCTGAAGAACGCGTATTTTTCATCCACGAAGtcataaacaatataaaagagctctttattaatggaaaatgtgacactgttacttgggacaaaaaaaactttcagatgTTCCAACTCAACCTAGATCGTCAGGCTTCGGAGCTGAAACAATGC ATAAGGACACTCAAGTCCCGGGGATCTCACGCAAGttcgtttaagaaaataaaaacatatttcaagagAATGCTCCTGGAAAGCAAG aactacagcactgatgactgGGAGGCAGTCAGAGCCGAAGTCCTCACACATTTACGAAGACTTGATATCCTGGCCAGCATGGAAAAATAG
- the LOC133114350 gene encoding interferon a3-like, giving the protein MHLKAVGMYCTLTLLSWSFAQGCTWMQPREKGSQSNFKVISYHSIQLLEQMGDGNTQRKTSAQVLNRLYEHSENMQAEERVFFIHEVINHIKELFINGKCDTVTWDQKNFQMFQLNLDRQASELKQCIRTLKSRGSHASSFKKIKTYFKRMLLESKNYSTDDWEAVRAEVLTHLRRLDILASLEK; this is encoded by the exons ATGCACCTAAAGGCCGTTGGGATGTACTGCACTCTGACGCTCTTGAGCTggagctttgctcaagggtgcacCTGGATGCAGCCTCGAGAAAAAGGCTCTCAAAGCAATTTCAAAGTGATCAGTTATCACTCCATACAACTGCTTGAACAGATG GGCGATGGAAATACACAACGAAAAACCAGTGCTCAAGTCCTGAACAGGCTCTACGAACATTCTGAAAATATGCAG GCTGAAGAACGCGTCTTCTTCATCCACGAAGTCATAAACCATATAAAAGAGCTCTTTATTAATGGCAAATGTGACACTGTTACTTGGGACCAAAAAAACTTTCAGATGTTCCAACTCAACCTCGATCGTCAGGCTTCGGAGCTGAAACAATGC ATAAGGACACTCAAGTCCCGGGGATCTCACGCAAGttcgtttaagaaaataaaaacatatttcaagagAATGCTCCTGGAAAGCAAG aactacagcactgatgactgGGAGGCAGTCAGAGCCGAAGTCCTCACACATTTACGAAGACTTGATATCCTGGCCAGCTTGGAAAAATAG
- the LOC133114345 gene encoding interferon a3-like — protein MHLKAVGMYCTLTLLSWSFAQGCTWMQPREKGSQSNFKVISYHSIQLLEQMGDGNTQRKTSAQVLNRLYEHSENMQAEERVFFIHEVINHIKELFINGKCDTVTWDQKNFQMFQLNLDRQASELKQCIRTLKSRGSHASSFKKIKTYFKRMLLESKNYSTDDWEAVRAEVLTHLRRLDILASMEK, from the exons ATGCACCTAAAGGCCGTTGGGATGTACTGCACTCTGACGCTGTTGAGCTggagctttgctcaagggtgcacCTGGATGCAGCCTCGAGAAAAAGGCTCTCAAAGCAATTTCAAAGTGATCAGTTATCACTCCATACAACTGCTTGAACAGATG GGCGATGGAAATACACAACGAAAAACCAGTGCTCAAGTCCTGAACAGGCTCTACGAACATTCTGAAAATATGCAG GCTGAAGAACGCGTCTTCTTCATCCACGAAGTCATAAACCATATAAAAGAGCTCTTTATTAATGGCAAATGTGACACTGTTACTTGGGACCAAAAAAACTTTCAGATGTTCCAACTCAACCTCGATCGTCAGGCTTCGGAGCTGAAACAATGC ATAAGGACACTCAAGTCCCGGGGATCTCACGCAAGttcgtttaagaaaataaaaacatatttcaagagAATGCTCCTGGAAAGCAAG aactacagcactgatgactgGGAGGCAGTCAGAGCCGAAGTCCTCACACATTTACGAAGACTTGATATCCTGGCCAGCATGGAAAAATAG